The following proteins come from a genomic window of Sorghum bicolor cultivar BTx623 chromosome 3, Sorghum_bicolor_NCBIv3, whole genome shotgun sequence:
- the LOC8085389 gene encoding NAC domain-containing protein 68: protein MAMVAAAAEGSGRRDAEAELNLPPGFRFHPTDEELVVYYLCRKVARQQLPVPIIAEVDLYKFDPWDLPEKALFGRKEWYFFTPRDRKYPNGSRPNRAAGRGYWKATGADKPIAPKGSGRAAGIKKALVFYSGKAPRGIKTDWIMHEYRLADADRAPGKKGSQKLDEWVLCRLYNKKNNWEKVKVEPEPEAAAHHNRQSAAEDSMSDSFQTHDSDIDNASGMQQQQQQQQSFFGDMVQGQAMNMRNNGIGTVTVKEDNDWFTDLNLDDLQASYNMAHMVNPNPVVQTVNLVAGQGHGYLQSMSSPSMKMWQTILPPF, encoded by the exons atggcaatggtggcggcggcggcggaggggagCGGGCGGAGGGACGCCGAGGCGGAGCTCAACCTGCCGCCGGGGTTCCGGTTCCACCCAACCGACGAGGAGCTCGTGGTGTACTACCTCTGCAGGAAGGTGGCGCGGCAGCAGCTGCCCGTGCCCATCATCGCCGAGGTCGACCTTTACAAGTTCGATCCGTGGGATCTGCCCG AGAAGGCGCTGTTCGGCCGCAAGGAGTGGTACTTCTTCACGCCGCGGGACCGCAAGTACCCAAACGGCTCGCGCCCCAACCGCGCCGCCGGGAGGGGGTACTGGAAGGCGACGGGGGCGGACAAGCCGATCGCGCCCAAGGGCAGCGGCAGGGCGGCGGGGATCAAGAAGGCGCTCGTGTTCTACTCCGGCAAGGCGCCCAGGGGCATCAAGACGGACTGGATCATGCACGAGTACCGCCTCGCCGACGCGGACCGCGCACCGGGCAAGAAGGGCTCGCAGAAG TTGGATGAGTGGGTGCTGTGCCGGCTGTACAACAAGAAGAACAACTGGGAGAAGGTGAAggtggagccggagccggaggcggcggcgcaccATAACCGGCAGAGCGCGGCGGAGGATTCCATGTCAGACAGCTTCCAGACGCACGACTCGGACATCGACAACGCCTCCggcatgcagcagcagcagcagcagcagcagagcttCTTCGGTGACATGGTGCAGGGGCAGGCCATGAACATGAGGAACAACGGCATTGGCACCGTGACGGTGAAGGAGGACAACGACTGGTTCACCGACCTGAATCTGGACGACCTGCAGGCGTCCTACAACATGGCCCATATGGTGAATCCGAACCCGGTGGTCCAGACGGTGAACCTGGTGGCTGGGCAAGGCCATGGCTACTTGCAGTCCATGAGCTCGCCGTCGATGAAGATGTGGCAGACAATCCTGCCACCGTTCTGA